A region of the Halanaerobiaceae bacterium ANBcell28 genome:
ACTATCTAATGAAGATGCTGAATTAAGGGTAATTGGTAATAGTAAATCCCCTATGTTCCCTGAAGAATTATTAGCATACACAAAACGCAAAACCTTTGGTAATGGTGGAATGAAAATTAATTTCCTGGTAAATTACGGCTGGCACTGGGATTTGCTTAACTTATATAAAGCTAAAAATAAAAACAAAATAAAAAACCACTTGTGTTCTGACGATGTCTCCCGGATTGATTTAATAATTCGTTGGGGTGGTCGCAGAAGATTAAGCGGTTTTCTTCCAGTACAATCAATTTATTCTGATTTTTATGTTATAGAAGATTACTGGCCAGATTTTAAAAAAGAACATATATATCAAGCACTAGACTGGTACCAAAAACAAGACATCACTTTAGGAGGATGAATCGTTTAAGGAAAAAACTATAGTAATTTTTCTTACTATGAAAATAG
Encoded here:
- the uppS gene encoding polyprenyl diphosphate synthase; the encoded protein is MRIPEHIGIIPDGNRRWAEANGYTKDKGYTNGLGPGLQLYHICKELGVKELSYYGFTTDNTKRPKKQYHAFVQACVDAVKLLSNEDAELRVIGNSKSPMFPEELLAYTKRKTFGNGGMKINFLVNYGWHWDLLNLYKAKNKNKIKNHLCSDDVSRIDLIIRWGGRRRLSGFLPVQSIYSDFYVIEDYWPDFKKEHIYQALDWYQKQDITLGG